In Thermodesulfobacteriota bacterium, the genomic window CAGCGTGCGCCCGCCCTCGGGTCCACCCCGAACCCTCCGGGCGCACGCTGTGCGCCCCTACGCGCCCAGACGCCGGGGTTCGCTCCCCAGCGGGTCCACCCACACGACCCGGAAGAGAACCTTTCATTGGGGCGGCCGAGCCCTCTCCAACGGAAGGCTTCCTTGGTGTCTTCGTGCCTTCGTGGTGGCTTCGGGTTCGCGATGGTTCTTGCCATGCCGTGCACTGCTGGCTATACTGCGCCGCCAAATCGACCGGATCTCGCCAGCCCGCCGACCCGCACTCCCGGGAACTGGCTGTAAGGGGCTCAAAATCAGCACAAAACGGGCCTTGACACCCTATTTCAACCGTTGTTATGCTCCGCCCGCCGGGGTTTCCTTCGTTTTGCCGCCGTCGCGGCTCGGCCTTGGGGCCGCATGAACCATAGAGCTGTAGGAGGCGTGTCCTGCTCTTTCAACCATGGAAAAAGGAGGTGACGCGGACGATCCAAGGTCGGAAAGAACGTACCAGGACCGATTCACCAACGGTTGGGTCAACCACTACAGGAGGAATAGAATGAAGAAGCTTCTTCGCACGGCCCTCGTCGGTACCGTGGCCTTGGGCCTGGCCGCACCGGCCTTTGCCGACCACCAGATCGGCGGCTACTTCCGCACCCAGTTCATCATGGAGCAGCTCACCGCCGACAATCAGGCCAAGGACCAGCGGCCGGTCAAGGGCGTCGACAACCGGTTCCGCGCCCGGTGGCAGAACAACATCAACGAGTACGTGTCGGCCGTTCTCTTCATGGAGGTCGATACGCCCTGGGGCGAGGCGTCCAAGGGCGGCATTGGCCAGGGCGGCAGAAAGAGCGCCGACGGCGTGAACATCGAGACCAAGCACGCCTACCTCGACCTGAAGCTCCCCGACACTCCGGTGTCCGCGCGCATCGGCCTCCAGGGCTTCGGCGGCAAGTTCGACGGCGCCATCATGAACGACGACATGGCGGGCCTCAAGCTGAACGCCAAGATGGACATGTTCGACGCCACCCTGTTCTGGTCGAAGTACACTGAGAACGACCGGGTTTCGGAGGACGACGTCGACCTCTACGCCCTGCAGTTGAATCTGGCTCCGGTGAAGGAGCTCTCCCTCGGCCTGGACGGCTACTGGGTCAATGACCAGCCCAACCAGACGGATCTCTACTGGGTCGGTTTGAAGGCTGGCTACACGCTTGCCCCTGTGGACCTCACCGGTTGGTTCGTGTACAACTTCGGCACCAACGAGAGCGGCGCCTCCGACGTGGATCACTCCGCCTGGGCAGCCTTCCTGAAGGGCTCCATGGCCATGGCCGGCGCGAAGGTCGACCTGCGGCTCATGTACTACACGAAGGATGACGACGACCAGGATGTCGAGTCCTTCACCCAGGCGGACTTCGGTAGCGGCGCCTTCGAGTACTTCGACGCCGGTCTGATGATCATGCTCGCCGACGTGGACTACAACAACTTCGGCGGCGGCCGCCGCGCCCTGACCGACGCTGCCTACGCGGGCTACGGCCTCTTTGGGGCGGTGGCGACTGGCCGGTACACCCCCCCCGCAATGAAGAACATGTACTTCCAGGGTGCCCTGGGCTATTTCATGGCACTCGACGACAAGCGCAACGACGAGGCCACGAAGTCCCGCGAGGGAACGAACATCGGCGGCGAGCTCGCGGTCAAGGTTGGCTACAAGATCGCCGGCGCGGCCGACGTGAGCCTGCGCGGCGCCTACGCCCTGCTCGGCGATTTCTACGACAAGACCAACGCCGAGGGCAAGGACCCGGACGACCTCTACAAGCTCATCGCGATGGTCAACGTGCCCTACTGATCCTCGCAGCAACACCGAAACACCAAGCCCCGGAGGGTTCGCCCTCCGGGGCTTTCGTTTGGGTGCGGCGAAGGGAACGTAGCGCCCTAGTTGCCTAGTATTCTGTTCTCTCGATTGGTATTCAACTAGGACGCTACGTCCCCACGCGGCTCGCCGACGGCTGGCCGATCAAGCCCACAGGCTGCCGATGGGCGCGGCCCAGAGGTCGGCTCCGAAGGGAATCGTTGCACGACCCGCGTACAGAATGACCCCGCAGCGGAAGCGGTCGCCGGAAAGCTCCTTGAGGGCCTTCAGCCCCCGGAAATCGTCTGCGGTCACCTGTGCGCTCGCCTTGACCTCCACGGCGGCCACGGCCCCGGTCGGGTCCTCCAGGACGAGGTCTACCTCCTGCCCAGAGACGGTGCGGAAGTGAAAGAGCGAGACCCTGCACCGAGACCACCCTGACTGTTTTCGCAACTCCATCGAGACCCAGTTTTCGAGGAGTGGCCCCAGAAGGCGGCGGTCGCTGCGCAGTCGCGCTGCATCGAGGCCCTGGAGATATCCCGCCAGGCCCGTGTCGTTGAGGAAGATCTTGGGCATCTTGATGAGGCGCTTCGAGAGGTTTGCCGACCATGCGGGAAGCGGAACGAAGAGGAACGCGGCCTCCAGCAGGGACAGGTAGCGGCGCAGGGTCGTCGTCGGGATCCCGCTGGCCCGCGAGAGCTCGGAGGCGTTGAGAAGGGAGCCGGCGCGGGCGGCGAGTAGGGCGAGGAGCCGGGGGAGCTCGGTAAGGCCTTCTATGTGTGCCATCTCCCGCACGTCTCGCTGGAGCAAGGTGGTCAGGTAGGCACCGAACCAGGCGGACCGACGGGCGGGGTCCTTGCGCTCGACCGCCTCGGGGTACCCGCCCGCGAGAACGACCTGCGCCAGGTCCTCCTCGGGTTGCGGCAACCGCCCAGGGCCGGGCGGCCCGCCGGCGAAGAGCCTGTCCACGAAGTCCTCCCGTTTGCCGACGAGTTCCCCTTGGGAGAGAGGCCAGAGGGTGACGACTTCCATCCGGCCGACCAAGGACTCTGCCAGGGTCGGAAGGAGCCACACGTTCGCCGAGCCGGTGAGGAGGAACCGCCCCGGGGTGCGGCGCCGGTCCACCTCCCCCTTGATGGCG contains:
- a CDS encoding ATP-binding protein, translating into MIARHVSDILLAALRDTPVVFLNGARQTGKSTLAHALAQGSHPASYVTLDDATALSAASSDATGFVGGLPEPVVIDEVQRAPDVFLAIKGEVDRRRTPGRFLLTGSANVWLLPTLAESLVGRMEVVTLWPLSQGELVGKREDFVDRLFAGGPPGPGRLPQPEEDLAQVVLAGGYPEAVERKDPARRSAWFGAYLTTLLQRDVREMAHIEGLTELPRLLALLAARAGSLLNASELSRASGIPTTTLRRYLSLLEAAFLFVPLPAWSANLSKRLIKMPKIFLNDTGLAGYLQGLDAARLRSDRRLLGPLLENWVSMELRKQSGWSRCRVSLFHFRTVSGQEVDLVLEDPTGAVAAVEVKASAQVTADDFRGLKALKELSGDRFRCGVILYAGRATIPFGADLWAAPIGSLWA